CAGTACGAACGACTCGTTCGGGACGTCGAATCGGACGTTCGCGTCCAGTTCGAGCGACTCCCCTCCTGGGAACGAGTGGGGCCGTACGTCGACGAAACCGTGACCGTCGACGACCTCGTGATCTGTGCGAGCGCTCGCCGAAATTCCGTCGGGTGGCAACCCGAACTCGGAGAATTCGCCGCGCGGCTCCCGTCGCTCACCCAGGGTGACTTCGTTATCATGTACCCGCCGAGCGGCAGCCACGGCGATGATCGTCGGGAAGCCGACGTCTCGCGGCCCTTCTCGAGTGCCCGACCGCCGGATCGCGGGAACCGATCTACGTCACGCTCGCGATGAGGTGGTGAAACAACTGAGTTGTTTCATTGCGTCTGCCCCCGTCGGTGATCGCATGGCCCTCTTCGAAGTGAGCCTCCCGCTGGCCGTCCTGTTCGTCGGGTTCGGTCTGACCGTCGGTATTCGCTTCGGCTTTTTCGGGATGGGCGGGAGCTTTTTCGTCACCCCGGCGCTGCTCGTTCTCGGCCACTCCGCGCCGACCGCCGTCGGGACCGGCCTCGCGTTCGTGTTCTGGACGTCGCTCGTCGCGACGGTGACCCATCGCGATCTCGATCACATCGAGTACCGACTCGGACTGCTGCTGATTCTCGGCACGACCCTCGGCATCGAAATCGGGAGGCGAGCACTGTTGGCGCTGACGACCGTCGGCCTCGCGGATCTCGTCGTCAGTTTCCTCTCCGTCGTCCTCCTCGCGGCGGTCGGGCTGTTCGTCATCTCCGACGGGCGACATCCCGCGATCGAGACCGACGAGCCCGTCGGCGTCCAGTCCTCGATCTCCGCTCGCCTCGAGCGAGTCCGCGTCCCGCCGACCGGATAGTCGCGAGCCCAGTCCTCGGCTTGCCGGCACACGAATCATCCGGGTTGCCGTTTTAGTATCTACGAAGGGACCGATGGACGATCACGACCACACGCGTTCGACGGACGCCGGGCATCCGTCTGGAGACCGGTCCGACCAGGACCACGACCACCGCCACCGGCCTGCCGCTGGCGACGAGACGGACGATCCCGACGGAGAATCGGAACCGCAGGTAGAACAGTCGATGCTCGAGGGGGAGGCGACGGACGCCGACGAGGCCGAACGAACGATCGAGAAGAAACACGGACACGAAA
This genomic stretch from Natrinema salaciae harbors:
- a CDS encoding TSUP family transporter, whose translation is MALFEVSLPLAVLFVGFGLTVGIRFGFFGMGGSFFVTPALLVLGHSAPTAVGTGLAFVFWTSLVATVTHRDLDHIEYRLGLLLILGTTLGIEIGRRALLALTTVGLADLVVSFLSVVLLAAVGLFVISDGRHPAIETDEPVGVQSSISARLERVRVPPTG